One window of the Methanomassiliicoccaceae archaeon DOK genome contains the following:
- the yjjX gene encoding inosine/xanthosine triphosphatase, which translates to MTKAAVAGTFDILHDGHKALLSRAFEVGDIVVVGITSDRMAGEGREVSVPLHLRKAELERYLSGKGDYRVFEIDDMYGPDEEMDDVDVLVVSEETLGNGRILNDRRASRGLKPFELSVVPLVRSDDGSKISATSILRGEYGRSGHRSVMDVAVGSLNPVKVSAVRSVMERVYGEVRITAVDVGSGVPPQPFEGQTHEGSRNRALAALGDHDMAVGIEAGVFEMLDGLYDIQHCTIVSRDGRETYGQGSGFRYPDGIAALVRSGMTVGDAVHEVYGSTDIGKRQGAVGLLSKGLIDRKTLTEQSVTAAMIPRLWDE; encoded by the coding sequence ATGACGAAGGCCGCCGTCGCCGGCACGTTCGACATCCTCCACGACGGGCACAAGGCCCTGCTGTCCCGCGCGTTCGAGGTGGGGGACATTGTCGTCGTGGGGATCACATCCGACCGCATGGCCGGCGAGGGGAGGGAGGTCTCCGTCCCCCTGCATCTGAGGAAGGCGGAGCTGGAGCGCTACCTCTCCGGGAAGGGGGACTACAGGGTCTTCGAGATCGACGACATGTACGGCCCCGACGAGGAGATGGACGACGTCGACGTCCTGGTTGTCTCGGAGGAGACGCTGGGGAACGGCAGGATCCTCAACGACCGCAGGGCGTCCAGGGGGCTGAAGCCCTTCGAGCTCTCGGTGGTCCCGCTGGTGAGGAGCGACGACGGGTCCAAGATCAGTGCCACCTCCATACTAAGAGGGGAGTACGGCAGGTCGGGCCACCGCTCCGTGATGGACGTAGCGGTCGGTTCGCTGAACCCGGTCAAGGTCTCGGCGGTCCGCTCCGTGATGGAGCGGGTGTACGGCGAGGTCAGGATCACCGCCGTCGACGTCGGAAGCGGGGTGCCGCCGCAGCCGTTCGAGGGACAGACCCACGAGGGCTCCAGGAACAGGGCGCTGGCCGCGCTCGGCGACCATGACATGGCCGTCGGGATAGAGGCGGGGGTCTTCGAGATGCTGGACGGACTGTACGACATCCAGCACTGCACCATAGTGAGCCGTGACGGCAGGGAGACGTACGGGCAGGGCTCCGGCTTCAGGTACCCCGACGGCATCGCCGCGCTGGTGAGGTCCGGAATGACCGTGGGGGACGCCGTCCACGAGGTCTACGGCAGCACCGACATAGGCAAGAGGCAGGGCGCGGTCGGCCTGCTCAGCAAGGGACTCATCGACCGCAAGACCCTGACCGAGCAGTCGGTCACCGCGGCCATGATTCCGCGCTTATGGGATGAGTGA
- a CDS encoding DUF2116 family Zn-ribbon domain-containing protein — MADTVERIPQHRHCVNCGKAFVGEGRFCSESCKETAGDEVKGKLKKLGLIWVAIVVVTIVLVVLTLGAE; from the coding sequence ATGGCAGATACCGTAGAGAGGATCCCGCAGCACAGGCACTGCGTCAACTGCGGAAAGGCGTTCGTCGGAGAGGGGAGGTTCTGCAGCGAATCCTGCAAGGAGACCGCCGGCGACGAGGTGAAGGGCAAGCTGAAGAAGCTGGGGCTCATCTGGGTGGCGATCGTCGTCGTCACCATAGTCCTGGTGGTTCTCACGCTCGGTGCGGAGTGA
- the trmY gene encoding tRNA (pseudouridine(54)-N(1))-methyltransferase TrmY: MRYFVITGHKAVSTGDFKLDDIAGGAGRMDILCRCVNSAFFLSHNLRKDVEIYLVLEGGDDAPKTVIFKGEDLRYLNPDERSTASLIRNALLKPVSEGEEVKSSPGVYVTRLSFPEVLRRLSERGSFVYLKEDGTDCREYEFPENPVFVLGDNHDLTEGEEAELLSYNPDRIRIGPLSLHADHCMIIVHNEADRRSE, translated from the coding sequence ATGAGGTACTTCGTCATCACCGGGCACAAGGCGGTCTCCACCGGGGACTTCAAGCTTGACGACATCGCCGGGGGCGCCGGCAGGATGGACATCCTGTGCAGATGCGTCAACTCGGCGTTCTTCCTGAGCCACAACCTCCGCAAGGACGTCGAGATCTACCTGGTTCTCGAAGGGGGCGACGACGCCCCCAAGACCGTCATTTTCAAGGGGGAGGACCTCAGGTACCTGAACCCCGACGAGAGGAGCACCGCGTCGCTCATCAGGAACGCGCTCCTCAAACCCGTCTCAGAAGGCGAGGAGGTCAAATCCTCGCCGGGGGTGTACGTCACCAGGCTGTCGTTCCCGGAGGTCCTCAGGAGGCTCTCCGAGAGGGGCAGCTTCGTGTATCTCAAGGAGGACGGCACAGACTGCAGGGAGTACGAGTTCCCCGAGAACCCGGTGTTCGTGCTGGGGGACAACCACGACCTGACCGAGGGGGAGGAGGCTGAGCTGCTCTCCTACAACCCCGACAGGATCCGCATCGGGCCGCTGAGCCTTCACGCGGACCATTGCATGATCATTGTCCACAACGAGGCCGACCGCAGGTCGGAATGA
- a CDS encoding signal recognition particle protein, with translation MVLEGLGKSLRGVLGRIGSASSVDDELIKDICKDLQRALLEADVNVRLVLDLTNKVKDRALNEPPAAGRSMKDHVTKIIYEELVALVNSDKGGIALKPQTIMMVGLYGQGKTTTTGKLALYFSKKGLSVGLIGADVYRPAALDQLKQLGEKVGVEVYGEPGQTDAALIVKNGLDRFRDKKIVIIDTSGRHALEDDLIEEIKRIAEVAKPEERVLVLDSQVGQQAGPQAEAFHNAVGVTGVILTKMDGTAKGGGAISAISRTDARIVFLGTGEHIRDLEAFDAKKFISRLLGMGDLSGLVQMAAEEIDDPEVAQKMADDMIKGRFNLNHMYYQMAAVGKMGTLEKLMTMLPGMSGMEGKIDYEASQKKLVIFRTIMDSMTAQEKEDPSLIKAKRIERIANGAGVTPHDVRELLRQYNTMKKTMTSFGKDRKMRKQMMKQMAGVDLDGLKELQGSG, from the coding sequence ATGGTCTTGGAAGGATTGGGAAAATCCCTGAGAGGTGTCCTCGGACGCATCGGGAGCGCGTCCTCGGTGGACGACGAGCTTATCAAGGATATCTGCAAGGACCTCCAGCGCGCGCTTCTGGAGGCCGATGTCAATGTCAGGCTGGTCCTGGACCTCACCAACAAGGTGAAGGATCGCGCGCTCAACGAGCCCCCCGCGGCCGGCAGGAGCATGAAGGACCACGTAACCAAGATCATCTACGAGGAGCTCGTGGCACTGGTCAACAGCGACAAGGGCGGGATAGCCCTCAAGCCACAGACCATCATGATGGTCGGTCTTTACGGACAGGGAAAGACCACCACGACCGGGAAGCTCGCCCTCTACTTCTCCAAGAAGGGTCTCTCCGTGGGACTCATCGGTGCGGACGTCTACAGGCCCGCCGCCCTAGACCAGCTGAAGCAGCTGGGCGAGAAGGTCGGCGTGGAGGTCTACGGGGAGCCTGGTCAGACCGACGCCGCGCTCATCGTCAAGAACGGTCTCGACCGCTTCAGGGACAAGAAGATCGTCATCATCGATACCTCCGGAAGGCACGCGCTGGAGGACGACCTCATCGAGGAGATCAAGAGGATCGCCGAGGTCGCCAAGCCCGAGGAGAGGGTCCTCGTCCTGGACTCCCAGGTCGGCCAGCAGGCCGGTCCGCAGGCGGAGGCCTTCCACAACGCCGTCGGCGTCACAGGCGTCATCCTGACCAAGATGGACGGAACCGCCAAGGGAGGAGGCGCCATATCGGCGATCTCCAGGACCGACGCGAGGATCGTCTTCCTGGGAACCGGGGAGCACATCCGCGACCTGGAGGCGTTCGACGCCAAGAAGTTCATCTCCAGGCTGCTGGGCATGGGGGACCTGTCCGGGCTGGTCCAGATGGCCGCCGAGGAGATCGACGACCCCGAGGTCGCCCAGAAGATGGCCGACGACATGATCAAGGGGAGGTTCAACCTCAACCACATGTACTATCAGATGGCGGCCGTAGGCAAGATGGGCACCCTCGAGAAGCTGATGACAATGCTGCCCGGAATGAGCGGCATGGAGGGAAAGATCGACTACGAGGCTTCCCAGAAGAAGCTCGTGATCTTCCGCACGATCATGGACTCCATGACGGCCCAGGAGAAGGAGGACCCGAGCCTCATAAAGGCCAAGAGGATCGAGAGGATCGCCAACGGCGCCGGTGTCACGCCCCACGATGTCCGCGAGCTGCTCAGGCAGTACAACACGATGAAGAAGACCATGACGTCGTTCGGCAAGGACCGCAAGATGCGCAAGCAGATGATGAAGCAGATGGCCGGGGTCGACCTGGACGGACTCAAGGAGCTGCAGGGATCCGGATGA